One part of the Tachysurus fulvidraco isolate hzauxx_2018 chromosome 23, HZAU_PFXX_2.0, whole genome shotgun sequence genome encodes these proteins:
- the myl9a gene encoding myosin regulatory light polypeptide 9, with protein sequence MSAAKRAKGKTTKKRPQRATSNVFAMFDQSQIQEFKEAFNMIDQNRDGFIDKEDLHDMLASLGKNPSDEYLEGMMSEAPGPINFTMFLTMFGERLNGTDPEDVIRNAFTCFDEDGSGFIHEDHLRELLTTMGDRFTDEEVDELFREAPIDKKGNFNYTEFTRILKHGAKEKDDM encoded by the exons ATGTCTGCCGCCAAGCGTGCCAAGGGGAAGACGACGAAGAAGCGCCCACAGAGGGCGACTTCCAACGTCTTCGCCATGTTCGACCAGTCCCAGATCCAAGAGTTCAAAGAAGCGTTCAACATGATCGACCAGAATCGTGACGGGTTCATTGATAAGGAGGATCTTCACGACATGCTTGCTTCTCTCG GAAAGAACCCTTCAGATGAGTACCTGGAGGGCATGATGAGTGAGGCTCCAGGTCCCATCAACTTCACCATGTTTCTCACCATGTTTGGAGAGCGGCTCAATGGCACTGATCCCGAGGATGTCATACGGAACGCCTTTACCTGCTTCGACGAGGATGGCTCAG GCTTTATCCATGAGGACCATCTTCGTGAGCTCCTGACCACCATGGGCGATCGCTTCACAGACGAGGAGGTTGATGAGCTCTTCCGCGAGGCGCCGATCGACAAAAAAGGAAACTTCAATTACACAGAGTTCACCCGCATCCTCAAACACGGTGCCAAAGAAAAGGATgacatgtaa
- the pfkfb2a gene encoding 6-phosphofructo-2-kinase/fructose-2,6-bisphosphatase 2a has product MENMETNKRKCEPRTSEKKCSWASHMTNSSTLIVMIGLPARGKTYMSKKLTRYLNWIGVPTKVFNLGEYRREAVQSYKSYDFFRHDNAEAMRIRKHCALVALQDVNSYLKEEGGQIAVFDATNTTRERRDLILEFGQENEYKVFFVESICDDPDVIAENIMDVKVSSPDYPERGRESVMEDFLKRIECYKVTYQPLDPDAHDKERSFIQVINVGQSFLVNRVQDYIQSKIVYYLMNIHVHKHSIYLCRHGESEHNVQGLIGGDSGLSPHGKEFAVALREFIVDQKLVDLKVWTSQLKRTIQTAEALGVPYEQWKILNEIDAGICEEMSYNMIKEKFPEEFAMRDQDKYHYRYPGGESYQDLVQRLEPVIMELERQGNVLVISHQAVMRCLLAYFLDNSADDLPYLKCPLHVVLKLTPVAYGCKVEMFELNVEAVNTHRSRTLSNSKQEVPARRNSFTPMSSQDQVKRPRVFSVGNPPRTPLPPSLSSTDVPEAQENDEQLETANSSGPGD; this is encoded by the exons ATGGAAAACATGGAGACGAACAAGCGGAAGTGTGAGCCGAGGACCAGCGAgaaaaaatgct cgTGGGCGTCCCACATGACCAACTCATCCACTCTGATCGTCATGATCGGCCTCCCTGCCAGAGGCAAGACCTACATGTCCAAGAAACTGACTCGCTACCTCAACTGGATCGGAGTTCCCACAAAAG TGTTTAACCTGGGCGAGTACCGGCGTGAAGCCGTCCAGTCCTACAAATCCTACGACTTCTTCCGACACGACAATGCCGAAGCCATGAGGATCAGGAA ACATTGCGCTCTCGTGGCTCTGCAGGACGTGAACAGTTACCTAAAGGAGGAGGGCGGGCAGATCGCC GTGTTCGATGCCACGAATACGACTCGAGAGAGGCGAGATCTCATCCTGGAGTTTGGCCAGGAGAACGAGTACAAG GTGTTTTTCGTCGAGTCCATCTGTGACGACCCAGATGTCATCGCTGAAAATATAATG GATGTGAAGGTGTCGAGCCCGGATTATCCCGAGAGAGGCCGCGAGAGCGTCATGGAGGACTTTCTGAAGAGAATCGAGTGTTACAAAGTCACCTATCAGCCTTTAGACCCAGACGCACACGATAA aGAGCGCTCTTTCATCCAAGTGATCAACGTAGGCCAGAGTTTCCTGGTGAACCGCGTGCAGGATTACATCCAGAGCAAGATTGTGTACTACCTAATGAACATCCACGTGCACAAACACTCCATCTACCTCTGCCGGCACGGGGAGAGCGAACACAACGTGCAGGGTCTCATAGGGGGCGACTCGGGCCTGTCGCCTCACGGGAAAGAG tttgccgTGGCTCTGAGGGAATTTATAGTGGACCAGAAGCTGGTGGATCTGAAGGTGTGGACCAGCCAGCTGAAGCGCACCATCCAGACGGCCGAGGCTCTGGGCGTTCCGTACGAGCAGTGGAAAATCCTCAACGAGATCGATGCT GGCATCTGTGAGGAAATGTCCTACAACATGATCAAGGAGAAGTTTCCTGAGGAATTCGCGATGAGAGATCAGGATAAATATCATTACCGCTACCCAGGAGGGGAG TCATACCAGGATCTGGTACAAAGACTGGAGCCGGTGATAATGGAGCTGGAGAGACAGGGCAACGTGCTGGTCATCAGTCACCAGGCCGTCATGAGATGCCTGCTCGCATATTTCCTGGACAACAGCGCCG ATGACTTGCCGTATCTGAAGTGCCCTCTGCACGTGGTGCTGAAACTCACCCCTGTGGCTTACG GGTGTAAAGTGGAGATGTTTGAGCTGAACGTTGAAGCTGTGAACACACATCGCAGCAGAACACTC TCCaacagcaaacaggaagtgcCGGCGAGGAGGAACAGCTTCACTCCCATGTCCAGTCAGGACCAGGTGAAGCGGCCGCGCGTCTTCAGCGTCGGAAACCCACCTCGCACCCCTCTGCCTCCGTCGCTGAGCTCCACGGACGTCCCTGAGGCTCAGGAGAACGACGAGCAACTA GAAACGGCGAATTCCTCGGGTCCTGGAGATTGA